Proteins from one Coleofasciculus chthonoplastes PCC 7420 genomic window:
- a CDS encoding GTPase, whose translation MLSDIMVSLTPSIYPQVTLPNTTPMASEPLDYPLLLLTHLVCADRQIHREESKLLHELADQTQVGQQTIHEMEKILAQEKTLLPIKDIAQQIPPEQQPEAMQQLLAIAYVDGLFSPLEQQMIAQVAQIWHWDATEVEQMITQAQSLQANRARDRDSQTEKLSLSAILLMGAESILSRTLIAKLATFAPETLGRRIVQLQRQILLAGPDYEEAVQRNSIIAGENYRFTETALTDTESTLIGLNQTLKLTLENLQKTIHQQPTNPTTQELINQFNQTQQTLAAEIGEELDSVRESLWAKQRALHHFSLAVMGKTKVGKSTLHAIIIGEGWEAIGSGGQRTTRFNRVYDWKNIRIIDTPGIGAPGGKSEEEIVESVIEESDLICYVVTNDSIQETEFQFLQQLKAKAKPLIMLLNLKYNLRDPRRLDYFLKNPDKLFTLEGNSGIGGHIDRIRRYAQNHYANDYFDIIPVMLLAAQMASEPEHQANQEKLFKASRIQDFLDSIRESLVKHGAIRRSQTLLGSTVGTIERPYHWMSQKRQSYQQLSATLTRQRETLQAQIKTAGKDHLEFLQYQIGSIFQDIFNSLPDFAESNWNFSQESLRQNWDYKLQALQIDDRLQHAYQTTVQNFNRDVEIALSELGTDLQLMAYSGGDDLRFFPSPVDLYSDNAAQIGGSFLRLSQSLVTHFSPSVNKTVMMGAVVLNSILGIFTTREQKRNFAVQRLSKLLTPQIRASQRKIEEQAANIFREYYRHAAGSIIRYIEGLIQEFELISKQFNQPQQQLSNTINRLNRAYSKRIVDWCQSHYEPLTEAGINKTVTQVKREFGKQIDIQTKFQVRSHLDSQEINRILQEDVSMHRLQ comes from the coding sequence AAATTCATCGGGAAGAGTCGAAACTCTTGCATGAATTGGCAGATCAAACTCAGGTGGGACAACAGACAATCCACGAAATGGAGAAAATTCTCGCCCAAGAGAAAACTCTCCTCCCTATCAAGGATATCGCCCAGCAAATCCCCCCCGAACAGCAACCCGAAGCGATGCAGCAACTCCTGGCGATCGCTTATGTCGATGGACTCTTTTCCCCCTTGGAACAGCAAATGATTGCCCAGGTGGCGCAGATTTGGCACTGGGATGCGACAGAGGTGGAACAGATGATCACTCAAGCCCAATCTCTGCAAGCTAATCGGGCAAGAGACAGGGATTCTCAAACCGAGAAACTCTCACTCAGCGCGATATTACTCATGGGTGCAGAGTCTATCTTATCCCGCACCTTAATCGCTAAACTTGCCACCTTCGCCCCCGAAACTCTGGGACGCCGCATTGTTCAATTGCAACGGCAAATCCTCTTAGCTGGACCCGACTACGAAGAAGCGGTACAACGCAATAGCATTATCGCTGGGGAAAATTATCGCTTCACTGAAACCGCACTCACGGATACTGAGTCTACGTTAATCGGCTTAAATCAAACCCTAAAACTCACCCTAGAAAACCTCCAGAAAACCATTCATCAGCAGCCGACGAACCCAACCACGCAAGAACTGATCAATCAATTCAACCAAACCCAACAAACCCTAGCCGCCGAGATTGGAGAAGAACTGGATAGTGTACGCGAATCCCTCTGGGCAAAACAACGCGCCCTGCACCATTTTAGTCTGGCGGTTATGGGGAAAACCAAAGTCGGGAAAAGTACCCTCCATGCGATTATTATTGGGGAAGGCTGGGAAGCAATTGGTAGTGGGGGACAACGGACGACTCGCTTTAATCGAGTGTATGATTGGAAAAATATTCGCATTATCGATACCCCCGGAATTGGCGCACCAGGGGGGAAAAGTGAAGAGGAAATTGTTGAAAGTGTGATTGAAGAATCGGATCTGATTTGCTATGTCGTCACCAATGACAGCATCCAAGAAACCGAGTTCCAATTCTTGCAGCAGTTAAAAGCCAAGGCAAAACCCTTAATTATGCTACTCAACCTGAAATATAATCTGCGTGATCCGCGTCGCTTAGACTATTTCTTAAAGAATCCCGATAAACTCTTTACGCTAGAAGGAAATAGTGGGATTGGCGGACATATTGATCGCATCCGTCGCTATGCCCAAAATCATTATGCCAACGACTATTTTGATATTATTCCCGTCATGCTGCTGGCGGCGCAAATGGCAAGCGAACCCGAACACCAAGCCAATCAGGAGAAACTGTTCAAAGCCAGTCGCATCCAGGACTTTTTAGACTCCATCCGCGAATCCCTAGTTAAGCATGGCGCGATTCGGCGATCGCAAACGCTTCTGGGTTCCACTGTAGGGACAATTGAACGCCCCTACCACTGGATGAGTCAGAAACGTCAAAGCTATCAACAATTGAGTGCGACTCTCACCCGTCAACGAGAAACCTTGCAGGCGCAAATCAAAACGGCGGGTAAGGATCATCTGGAATTCCTCCAGTATCAAATTGGCAGCATTTTCCAAGATATTTTCAATAGTTTACCCGATTTCGCTGAATCCAATTGGAACTTCAGTCAGGAAAGCTTAAGACAAAATTGGGACTATAAACTGCAAGCGCTGCAAATTGATGATCGCCTGCAACATGCCTATCAAACAACGGTGCAAAACTTTAATCGTGATGTAGAAATTGCTTTATCTGAACTGGGAACCGATTTACAATTAATGGCTTATAGTGGTGGGGATGATTTACGATTTTTCCCAAGTCCTGTTGATCTGTACAGTGATAATGCTGCACAAATTGGCGGGAGTTTCTTGAGACTCTCCCAAAGCCTGGTTACTCATTTTAGTCCCTCGGTGAACAAAACGGTGATGATGGGGGCAGTTGTGCTGAATAGCATTTTAGGCATTTTTACAACCCGCGAACAAAAACGCAACTTTGCCGTTCAACGGTTGTCTAAGTTATTAACGCCACAAATCCGAGCCAGTCAACGCAAAATTGAGGAACAAGCGGCTAATATTTTTCGCGAGTATTACCGCCATGCAGCCGGAAGTATTATTCGATATATTGAAGGACTGATTCAAGAGTTTGAGCTAATTTCAAAACAGTTTAATCAGCCTCAGCAACAACTCAGTAATACAATTAATCGACTTAATAGGGCGTATAGCAAGCGGATTGTTGATTGGTGTCAAAGCCACTATGAACCCTTGACTGAAGCCGGAATTAATAAAACAGTTACCCAAGTGAAACGGGAGTTTGGTAAACAGATTGATATTCAAACCAAATTTCAAGTCCGTTCTCATCTAGACAGCCAGGAAATTAATCGAATTTTGCAAGAAGATGTGTCGATGCATCGGCTTCAGTAG
- a CDS encoding GTPase, with protein sequence MTNQFKSAVVASKLTTACIKFDKYLAKINRTPLTEIRQKLRQELNTYRHQGMLSVVVVGQYGAGKSTLISALTGRRDIAIHSDITTDQITRYNWQGIELIDTPGLFTERQDHDEITYSAIAKADLLIFCLTSMLFDAITVENFKQLAYRQGYRWKMMLVINKMSEEAGEEREKRANYRRSLAEALHPYNLDEFPLCFIDAKDYCEGIDSGDKFLRDVSRFATFIDTWDTFVEQRGYLTRFDTPIRIALSCVDDAQLHISRTTPQDTIFLELLTRLTRSLHQERDRLRIKIQGIILRLSAAITQEGDILQVALGSQLNFEQLTQRTELNIQNHYEQAGEKITNTLNEAMISLHQTIVTILKGNLVQILLESWEQAKQDNHNSGNSKKVQRIHHQLHWLKTFRDTIKAMSENYPQNLAEFQVKPWQSVEAMTPIIHISHFLSSATIIFSEKPEPDTGEYPADREKQMNDIIRYITSQFQAIAKHLEHQINAQLWTVEQQTYRKLEQQIGVRRQQELDAIAGSNKDAKQLAEIRRDFERILQYISKATVNSSAFPGTGDG encoded by the coding sequence ATGACGAATCAATTTAAATCAGCGGTTGTCGCGTCTAAGTTAACGACAGCTTGTATAAAGTTTGACAAATACTTGGCGAAAATAAATCGCACGCCTCTAACTGAAATTCGTCAAAAACTACGACAGGAACTTAATACCTATCGCCATCAGGGAATGCTGAGTGTTGTCGTAGTTGGACAATATGGCGCGGGGAAATCCACCCTAATTTCGGCGTTGACAGGGCGGCGAGATATTGCTATTCATTCCGATATTACAACTGATCAGATCACCCGTTATAATTGGCAGGGAATTGAACTCATCGATACCCCTGGACTCTTTACAGAACGGCAGGATCATGATGAAATAACCTATAGTGCGATCGCGAAGGCGGATTTGTTGATTTTCTGTCTCACTTCGATGCTGTTTGACGCAATAACAGTGGAAAATTTTAAGCAGTTAGCCTACCGCCAAGGTTATCGCTGGAAAATGATGCTGGTGATTAATAAAATGTCCGAGGAGGCGGGTGAGGAACGGGAAAAAAGGGCGAACTATCGCCGCAGTTTAGCTGAAGCTTTACATCCCTATAACCTGGATGAATTTCCCTTATGTTTTATCGATGCCAAAGACTACTGTGAAGGAATCGATTCTGGGGATAAATTTCTCAGAGACGTGAGTCGTTTTGCTACATTCATTGATACCTGGGATACCTTTGTCGAACAACGAGGGTATTTGACCCGCTTTGATACCCCGATTCGCATCGCTTTAAGCTGTGTAGATGACGCGCAGTTGCATATCAGTCGTACTACCCCCCAAGACACCATATTCTTAGAACTACTTACCCGCCTAACTCGTAGTCTACACCAAGAACGCGATCGCCTGCGGATTAAAATTCAGGGGATAATCCTGCGCCTATCCGCCGCGATTACTCAAGAAGGCGATATCCTGCAAGTAGCCTTGGGTAGTCAACTGAACTTTGAACAATTGACTCAGCGGACTGAACTGAATATTCAAAACCATTATGAACAAGCTGGTGAAAAAATAACCAATACTCTAAACGAGGCGATGATATCCCTACACCAAACTATCGTAACAATACTAAAAGGAAATCTGGTGCAAATTTTACTGGAATCGTGGGAACAGGCTAAACAGGATAATCACAATTCTGGTAACTCTAAAAAGGTACAACGCATCCATCATCAATTGCATTGGCTGAAAACCTTTAGGGATACCATTAAGGCAATGTCAGAAAACTATCCTCAAAATTTAGCCGAGTTTCAAGTTAAACCTTGGCAGTCGGTAGAAGCGATGACTCCAATTATCCATATTTCCCACTTCTTAAGTTCGGCAACGATCATTTTCTCGGAAAAACCTGAACCGGATACTGGGGAATACCCAGCGGATAGAGAAAAGCAAATGAACGATATTATCCGTTATATTACCAGTCAATTTCAGGCAATTGCTAAACATCTAGAGCATCAAATTAATGCTCAACTCTGGACGGTAGAACAACAAACCTATCGGAAACTTGAGCAACAGATTGGCGTCAGACGTCAGCAGGAACTAGACGCGATCGCGGGTTCTAACAAAGACGCAAAACAATTAGCTGAAATTCGTCGTGACTTTGAGCGAATTTTGCAGTATATTAGCAAGGCGACAGTCAATTCCTCGGCTTTCCCAGGAACGGGTGACGGCTGA
- the cobA gene encoding uroporphyrinogen-III C-methyltransferase: protein MNQPNYLGKVYLVGAGPGDPGLFTLKGKTLLEHADVVIYDALVSAPILAMINPKAEKINGGKRRGRHSLPQEQTTQLLIEKAKTNAVVVRLKGGDPFVFGRGGEEMEDLIRAGVSVEVVPGITSGIAAPAYVGIPLTHRQYSSSVTFVTGHEAVGKYRPQVNWQAIAQGSETIVIYMGVHNLGNIVAQVIAAGRSPDTPVALIRWGTTPQQDYLIGTLDTIVQQVDATGFEAPAIAVIGDVVNLQQILSSCKPVILS from the coding sequence ATGAATCAACCCAACTATCTTGGTAAAGTCTATTTAGTCGGCGCGGGTCCCGGAGATCCTGGATTATTTACCCTGAAAGGTAAAACCTTGTTAGAACATGCCGATGTGGTAATTTACGACGCTTTAGTCAGTGCGCCAATTTTGGCAATGATTAACCCCAAGGCGGAAAAAATTAATGGCGGAAAACGGCGTGGGCGTCATTCCTTACCCCAGGAACAAACGACACAGTTACTGATTGAAAAAGCCAAAACCAATGCCGTTGTCGTGCGTCTTAAAGGGGGTGATCCCTTTGTATTTGGGCGCGGTGGGGAAGAAATGGAGGATTTAATCCGGGCGGGTGTATCGGTGGAAGTGGTTCCGGGGATCACGTCGGGGATTGCCGCACCTGCTTATGTGGGAATTCCCCTAACCCATCGCCAGTATAGTTCATCCGTGACCTTTGTCACCGGACACGAAGCGGTGGGTAAGTATCGCCCTCAAGTTAATTGGCAGGCGATCGCCCAGGGAAGTGAAACGATTGTAATCTATATGGGGGTGCATAATCTGGGCAATATCGTGGCGCAAGTTATCGCGGCGGGACGTTCTCCAGACACCCCGGTGGCTTTGATTCGCTGGGGAACGACACCGCAGCAAGACTACTTGATTGGTACTCTGGACACCATTGTGCAGCAAGTGGACGCCACTGGATTTGAAGCCCCTGCGATCGCGGTTATTGGTGATGTGGTTAATCTACAGCAAATTTTGAGTTCCTGCAAACCTGTAATTCTTAGTTAG
- a CDS encoding AI-2E family transporter, giving the protein MVNSGSSTPKNRLMRWWESLTPPSRLLVIALAAPLAVLNAWAFSEIFAYFESLLVTVLAASLLAFLLNYPVSWLETLGIKRGLAALFVFLVALLLLFAIGVTLFPLVITQAQQLVSRLPEWFDSGRRQLIMLDHRLEDLNLPISLDGLIIQINDRLKGQLQVIASKSLNLTLNLAVFTVTKVLDVLLIIISTFYLLQHGREVWRSLIEWLPNKVQRSASNTLRLSFQNYFIGQIIIATCMASGLISLFILLKVPFGLLFGFTIGVMALVPFGGSVGIALVTLLVALRDIGLGVQVLAVAVVFQQLVENLLAPRIFGRVTGLNPFWVFISLLIGVRVGGLLGVIVAVPTAVVIKEALVEVRKARKDRNTVVTPSAELVQDV; this is encoded by the coding sequence ATGGTCAATTCCGGGTCATCCACACCCAAAAATAGGTTAATGCGCTGGTGGGAGTCCCTAACTCCCCCATCACGATTATTAGTCATCGCTTTGGCTGCACCTTTGGCGGTGTTGAATGCATGGGCATTTTCGGAAATTTTCGCCTATTTTGAATCCCTACTTGTCACGGTGTTAGCGGCTTCCCTGTTAGCCTTCCTATTGAACTATCCGGTAAGCTGGTTAGAAACCCTGGGAATTAAGCGAGGATTAGCCGCGTTATTCGTATTTCTAGTGGCGCTGTTGCTGTTGTTTGCAATTGGCGTAACGTTATTTCCCCTAGTTATTACTCAAGCCCAACAATTGGTGAGTCGTTTACCCGAATGGTTCGATTCCGGGCGGCGTCAGTTAATCATGTTGGATCACAGGTTGGAAGATTTAAACTTGCCGATTAGCCTGGATGGTTTAATTATTCAAATCAATGACCGACTGAAGGGACAATTGCAAGTTATTGCGTCTAAAAGCTTGAATCTGACCCTAAATTTAGCTGTGTTTACAGTAACCAAGGTTTTGGATGTATTATTAATAATTATTTCCACATTCTATTTACTCCAGCATGGTCGGGAAGTCTGGCGTAGTTTAATTGAATGGTTACCCAATAAAGTACAGAGATCAGCGTCGAATACTCTACGCTTAAGCTTCCAAAACTATTTTATCGGGCAGATTATTATTGCTACTTGTATGGCGTCGGGGTTAATTTCGCTATTTATCTTACTCAAGGTTCCGTTTGGGTTGCTATTTGGGTTTACAATTGGAGTTATGGCACTGGTTCCCTTTGGTGGTTCTGTGGGGATAGCTTTAGTGACGCTACTTGTGGCTTTGCGAGATATTGGTTTAGGGGTTCAGGTATTAGCTGTGGCGGTGGTTTTTCAGCAACTTGTGGAAAATTTATTAGCGCCGAGAATTTTTGGCCGTGTTACGGGATTAAATCCGTTTTGGGTGTTTATTTCTCTGTTAATTGGTGTCCGGGTGGGAGGATTGTTGGGGGTGATTGTGGCGGTACCAACGGCTGTTGTGATTAAGGAGGCGTTGGTTGAAGTAAGAAAGGCGAGAAAGGATCGGAATACGGTAGTGACTCCATCGGCTGAGTTGGTTCAAGATGTGTAG